One window of Phoenix dactylifera cultivar Barhee BC4 unplaced genomic scaffold, palm_55x_up_171113_PBpolish2nd_filt_p 001384F, whole genome shotgun sequence genomic DNA carries:
- the LOC120108539 gene encoding transketolase, chloroplastic-like — protein MAASSSVTAAQALVGRAISGHPSPYPSQPDRLAFGLSSLADRALKSFRLQNRRLQAAPRPRRATVTRAAAVETLEGKAATEALVDKSVNTIRLLAIDGVEKANSGHPGLPMGCAPLGHILYDEIMRYNPKNPYWFNRDRFVLSAGHGCMLQYALLHLAGYDSVKEDDLKAFRQWGSKTPGHPENFETPGIEVTTGPLGQGVANAVGLALAERHLAARFNKPDLEIVDHYTYVIAGDGCQMEGISNEACSLAGHWGLGKLIAFYDDNHISIDGDTKIAFSENVNARFEALGWHTIWVKNGNTGYDAIRAAIKEAKAVKDKPTLIKITTTIGYGSPNKANSHSVHGSALGAKEVEATRKNLGWPYEPFFVPEDVKSHWSHHVPEGAALEAEWNAKFAEYEKKYKEDAAELKRIISGELPTGWEKALPTYTTESPADATRNLSQQCLNALAKVLPGFLGGSADLASSNMTLLKMFGNFQKDTPEERNVRFGVREHGMGAICNGIALHSPGLIPYCATFFVFTDYMRAAIRISALCEAGVIYVMTHDSIGLGEDGPTHQPIEHLISFRAMPNILMLRPADGNETAGAYKVAVLNRKRAAILALSRQKLPQLSGTSVEGVEKGGYIISDNSSGNKPDLIIMSSGSELEIAAKAADELRKEGKTVRVVSLVSWELFDEQTDEYKESVLPAAVAARISIEAGSTLGWEKFVGTKGKAIGIDRFGASAPAGRIYKEFGITAENVIEVARSL, from the exons ATGGCCGCTTCCTCCTCCGTCACCGCCGCCCAGGCACTCGTTGGCCGCGCCATCTCCGGCCACCCCTCCCCCTACCCTTCTCAGCCGGACCGCCTCGCCTTCGGACTCAGCTCCCTTGCCGACCGCGCCCTCAAGTCCTTCCGCCTCCAGAACCGCCGGCTGCAGGCCGCCCCCCGGCCCCGCCGCGCCACCGTCACCagggcggcggcggtggagacGCTGGAGGGGAAGGCCGCCACGGAGGCCCTGGTGGACAAGTCCGTCAACACGATCCGGTTGCTGGCCATCGACGGCGTTGAGAAGGCCAACTCCGGCCACCCTGGCCTTCCCATGGGGTGCGCCCCCTTGGGACACATCCTCTACGACGAGATCATGCGCTACAACCCCAAGAATCCCTACTGGTTCAACCGCGACCGCTTCGTTCTCTCCGCCGGCCACGGGTGTATGCTTCAGTACGCCCTGCTCCACCTCGCCGGATACGATAGCGTCAAG gaggatgatTTGAAGGCTTTCCGGCAGTGGGGAAGCAAAACTCCTGGTCACCCAGAGAATTTTGAAACTCCTGGAATTGAAGTCACTACTG GTCCTCTTGGTCAGGGTGTCGCAAATGCTGTTGGATTGGCACTTGCTGAGAGGCACCTAGCGGCCCGTTTCAATAAGCCTGACTTGGAGATCGTTGATCATTACAC GTATGTTATAGCTGGTGATGGTTGCCAAATGGAGGGCATTTCTAATGAAGCTTGTTCTCTTGCTGGGCACTGGGGCTTAGGGAAGCTGATTGCCTTTTACGATGACAATCACATCTCCATTGATGGAGACACGAAGATTGCATTttcagaaaatgtaaatgcccgTTTCGAGGCTCTTGGCTGGCACACGATCTGGGTGAAGAATGGTAATACAGGCTATGACGCAATCCGTGCTGCGATTAAGGAAGCAAAGGCTGTAAAAGACAAACCCACACTGATCAAG ataACAACTACCATTGGTTATGGGTCACCCAACAAGGCGAACTCACACAGCGTACATGGGAGTGCATTGGGTGCTAAGGAAGTTGAGGCAACCAGGAAGAACCTTGGATGGCCTTACGAGCCTTTTTTTGTGCCTGAAGATGTGAAGAG TCATTGGAGCCACCATGTCCCAGAAGGTGCTGCTCTTGAAGCTGAATGGAATGCTAAGTTTGCAGAGTATGAGAAGAAATATAAAGAGGATGCTGCAGAGCTGAAGCGTATCATATCAGGAGAACTGCCTACTGGATGGGAGAAGGCTCTTCCG ACATACACAACTGAAAGTCCTGCAGATGCGACTAGAAATCTATCTCAGCAGTGCCTGAATGCTCTTGCTAAAGTACTTCCTGGATTTCTAGGAGGTAGTGCTGATCTTGCATCCTCCAACATGACATTGCTGAAGATGTTTGGTAACTTCCAAAAGGACACACCTGAGGAGCGGAATGTTCGTTTCGGTGTTAGGGAACATGGGATGGGTGCCATATGCAATGGCATTGCCCTCCACAGCCCGGGCCTAATCCCCTACTGCGCTACCTTCTTTGTCTTCACGGACTACATGAGAGCTGCCATAAGGATCTCAGCTTTGTGCGAAGCAGGAGTCATCTATGTGATGACACATGATTCGATTGGTCTTGGAGAAGATGGGCCCACCCATCAGCCTATCGAGCATCTGATTAGTTTCCGAGCCATGCCCAACATTTTGATGCTGCGTCCAGCTGATGGGAATGAGACTGCTGGGGCATACAAAGTCGCAGTTCTCAACAGGAAGAGGGCAGCAATTCTTGCTCTCTCCCGTCAGAAGCTTCCTCAACTTTCAGGAACATCGGTTGAAGGAGTTGAGAAGGGAGGATATATTATTTCAGACAACTCATCCGGTAACAAACCAGATCTCATTATTATGAGCTCTGGCTCCGAATTGGAGATTGCTGCCAAGGCTGCAGATGAATTGAGGAAGGAGGGGAAAACAGTCAGAGTTGTGTCACTTGTCAGCTGGGAGTTGTTTGATGAGCAAACTGATGAGTACAAGGAGAGTGTCCTCCCTGCTGCCGTCGCTGCTAGGATCAGTATCGAAGCAGGATCCACGCTGGGGTGGGAGAAGTTCGTCGGAACCAAGGGCAAGGCTATCGGGATTGACCGGTTTGGGGCAAGTGCTCCTGCTGGGCGGATATACAAGGAATTTGGTATAACAGCAGAGAATGTCATTGAAGTAGCCAGATCTCTATAA